In one window of Microbacterium sp. PM5 DNA:
- a CDS encoding glycosyltransferase family 39 protein: protein MTALPASPAAAFSPVHTAATTRRRMGTPWHWSLLFMAVAAAILTAWGVGGSMSDYYASIALSMSRSWPNFFFGSFDPAGTITLDKIPGSFWIPALTVRIFGFSPAAVIIPNALAAAVAAVVTAITARRWAGITSGLVAGAVVATTPILVAVARSNQPETFFVLALALTAWAATHALRRASFGWLVLAGVFIAAGFQTYMLEAWAVWPALAVAYLCTRQPWWRRVWHVAVSAALSLVLSLGWIIAVSLVPASDRPYIGSTLTNNPWEMVFGYNGLGRFGSTTADSAAYRSFTPPFSGTPSAVRLLNGSLADQIGWLIPTAILAIVILAVLRFRLPLLLFGAVWFVTFAGMFSLVAGMHQFYTASMAIPMALLTGAAFAWARRRRILWAQIALPAVAATTALIISLSVASDRGAAFSLPIAVAQVLVAVAAVAAVVVDHRRAHPRLLTAVVAAIAMLLTPASWAVVTMWSPNSTNPTAAGVASVSGIGGVGGFGGFGPGTRGGAPGATGLGGPGSGASGSGSGASGPLGAGHRGDGFSRSGGQTGASTDGARERSSVQGTGTRNSGGFAASSGEAGTGAAATVAWLTEHQQGTAYLAATFGAQSAASLILASDGGSFLPIGGFDERDPAPTLATFQTLVADGKLRYVIAGNGGFGGGGGPSGGLGGTDTASTAAGQIRTWVVANCTEVMDAPMSGLYSCGA, encoded by the coding sequence TACTACGCGTCGATCGCGCTGTCGATGAGCCGCAGCTGGCCGAACTTCTTCTTCGGCTCGTTCGACCCGGCCGGAACGATCACCCTGGACAAGATCCCCGGTTCGTTCTGGATCCCCGCCCTCACCGTACGCATCTTCGGCTTCTCCCCCGCCGCGGTCATCATTCCGAACGCTCTGGCCGCGGCGGTCGCGGCCGTGGTGACCGCGATCACCGCACGGCGATGGGCGGGCATCACCTCGGGCCTCGTCGCCGGGGCGGTCGTCGCCACGACGCCCATCCTGGTCGCGGTCGCGCGCTCCAACCAGCCAGAGACGTTCTTCGTGCTCGCCCTCGCCTTGACGGCGTGGGCAGCGACGCACGCGTTGCGCCGGGCCAGCTTCGGATGGCTGGTACTTGCGGGCGTGTTCATCGCCGCCGGCTTCCAGACCTACATGCTCGAGGCGTGGGCGGTCTGGCCTGCACTCGCCGTCGCCTATCTCTGCACCCGACAGCCGTGGTGGCGCCGGGTCTGGCACGTCGCCGTGTCCGCAGCGCTCAGCCTCGTGCTGTCGCTGGGCTGGATCATCGCGGTCTCGCTCGTTCCGGCATCCGACCGCCCCTATATCGGCAGCACGTTGACGAACAATCCGTGGGAGATGGTGTTCGGCTACAACGGACTCGGCAGGTTCGGCTCCACGACCGCCGACAGCGCGGCCTACCGCTCATTCACTCCGCCGTTCTCGGGAACGCCCTCTGCCGTGCGGCTGCTGAACGGTTCGCTGGCCGATCAGATCGGGTGGTTGATCCCGACCGCAATCCTCGCCATCGTGATCCTCGCGGTCCTTCGTTTCCGCCTGCCGTTGCTGCTGTTCGGGGCCGTGTGGTTCGTCACGTTCGCCGGAATGTTCTCGCTCGTGGCCGGAATGCACCAGTTCTACACCGCCTCGATGGCCATCCCGATGGCGCTGCTGACCGGCGCCGCGTTCGCCTGGGCGCGGCGACGCCGCATCCTGTGGGCGCAGATCGCACTCCCGGCTGTCGCGGCCACGACGGCGCTGATCATCAGCCTGAGTGTCGCCTCCGACCGCGGAGCCGCATTCTCACTGCCGATCGCGGTGGCACAGGTTCTCGTCGCCGTCGCCGCGGTGGCAGCCGTCGTGGTGGACCACCGTCGGGCACACCCGCGGCTGCTCACTGCCGTCGTCGCTGCGATCGCCATGCTGCTGACGCCGGCGAGCTGGGCCGTCGTGACGATGTGGTCGCCCAACTCGACCAACCCGACCGCGGCCGGCGTCGCCAGTGTGTCCGGCATCGGCGGTGTCGGCGGCTTCGGAGGGTTCGGACCCGGTACCCGCGGCGGCGCACCGGGAGCAACAGGCCTCGGCGGACCCGGTTCGGGGGCCTCCGGATCCGGGAGCGGTGCCTCGGGGCCGCTCGGGGCGGGGCACCGCGGGGACGGGTTCTCGCGGTCCGGCGGACAGACCGGAGCCTCAACCGACGGAGCACGCGAACGTTCCAGCGTGCAGGGCACGGGCACTCGCAACTCCGGCGGTTTCGCCGCTTCGTCCGGTGAGGCGGGCACAGGCGCCGCCGCTACCGTGGCCTGGCTGACGGAGCACCAACAGGGCACCGCGTACCTCGCCGCGACCTTCGGGGCGCAGAGCGCAGCCTCGCTCATCCTGGCCTCGGACGGCGGGTCGTTCCTGCCCATCGGCGGCTTCGACGAGCGTGATCCGGCACCGACGCTCGCGACATTCCAGACGCTCGTCGCCGACGGGAAGCTGCGGTACGTGATCGCCGGCAACGGGGGCTTTGGCGGTGGCGGAGGCCCATCGGGCGGGCTCGGCGGCACCGACACCGCGAGCACCGCGGCCGGTCAGATACGCACGTGGGTCGTGGCGAACTGCACCGAAGTCATGGACGCCCCGATGTCAGGCCTCTACTCCTGCGGCGCCTGA